The segment GTGCTTGCAATAGAAAAGTCCCCCCCACTCAAGGGGTATAAAGGAGCATCCATCAttaggagggaaaaaaaataaaaaataaaaagaacgaAAAGTTTTATCATCATCATGTATGAGTGGGTGAGTATGCATGTAGCCAGCCCTCTGTCCACTACAGTTATGCAGGAAGATTGTGGAAATTTTTGCTTCGTTTTAGAGATCCAACACCTTTCTATACAGCAGAGGGAAAGGAGATGATAAAAAATtcctttaaaaatttagtttcagTGATGGAGAAAGTTCAGAATCTTTCCCAATGTGGCTATGTCCTGTTTATTCCCTTTAATTCTCTGCAGAATTTGAAGAACACTAAATTTACtgataaaaattgttttggtCCAGTAATGGACCAAAATCATACAAGATTTGTCTGTTGAGTTGATCGCAAAGGGGTAACATCATTGATATATGAGATGAATGATtagcttaattattttttgtcgaAGGAGATCATTAATTATGAAAGTAGTTGTTCTTCCATGATTATAGTGGTTAGTGGAGATTCGCAGGTGGATATAAGACAAAAGACTCGTGCACATATGTAATCTTAGAGGATCAGGTAGGGCATTTTTGTCGAGTCATTGACGAAAGTTCCTggtgtttttcttccttttcttttctttttctttgtaataaaaaattcatggaGAAAATGAACACAGTTTCTTCAACAGAAGGACAGaaatttcatgaaagaaaagagattcAGCAGGCAAAATTCAAGATCAGAACACATCTTGGACTGATTTTCATTCTCAAATACAAGAAGAGTCCATGTCTCCGGGCCTGCAGAAACAATCTGGACAGATGAAACAGTAGCGCAGCTCAGAGTAACATCCATGCAAGGGATATGCATGTGTCAAACAGAAATTTATGGGGGCGAGTGCCTTATTATCCAAGCCGTTTATATTTtgctttaaataaaagataaatttaccAGATATATACAAGTTATAATTAGATGATGCATGTTATTTGATaggattaaactgaaaatagagtTGTCAATGGCTCATAAGTTAGAAGAAATATGTTGGATTCCTAATACATCAACTTGAGACAGCAAAAATGAGATTATATTAATTCTAAGGGGTGTAGCTCAACTagtcaggttttaaatttattttctagaggtcaccagttcgagtctcaTAAACCTCAGGGCTATTAAAGGTTTACatagttgttaacttcagggacctataaaattaatcgaggtacACATAAGCTAATCTAGAtacctatattaataaaatatatatattttttcttttaaagtcaCGGTAGGTTAGCTAGAAATTTTATAGTATTCATGAGctcattttatttactttaatttatttttttttatctgggggAGAGATCctaagagaaagaagaaatccCAATTCAATTCATTCATATTTACCCTGCCTGTTTATCAAAATCCTCTTGcttgtttcaattttaattttggtcttcCAACACTTCATTATTCTGTACCAGCTAGTTTTATTagccaattgaaaaaaaatacaatagtccaatcctaaaaaaatagaagggtcaaattgaaataaataaataaataaataaatcaagggatgtaaaataaataaaaaaagaggctTCGTCATTCCCCTGCTCGGCCACCCTTTGAACTTAAAACATGTTGCACcacgttcctaaaaaattttaatttttttttgctaaaatttaatatggtttgtatgttttggatcattttgatgtactgatgttaaaaataattttttaaaaataaaaaaacatcattggcatgcatttcggcataaaaaattattttaaaaacaaccgcTACTACACTACTAAATACCCTCTTAGTCCTAGAAAAAGAGTTTGGatatttatcaattattcaATTTCAGTCCCTGTAACTTTAGTTGTTTTGTATTAGTAGACTTGTATTCAATTTTGCTAAATCGAGAATCCTTCGAGGTTTGGGTTTGTTCCCCGACACAACGAGTACACGATACCATAACAACCTATACAAataacaaagctaaattttaaattaatctaatataaaagaatcaaattataagaaaaaaaattgataatcaaaaagaaaaatgtctGCGCTTGCgggtcaaataatttatttttatgtaaaaaataatgttcaaataaaaaagttgattaCAATAACTTTGgggaaaaaaccttttttttttcaaaatggcaAAAACAATATGGCTCGGTTCTTAATAAACTAAATACAGAAGGATGAGATTGGGTTAGAAAGGGAAAAAACTAGTTCGAGTGAACTCGTTTTAGTATGGAAAACCTATAACCAGAGTAATAAGAGTCGAGTGAACCcagattaacttgttaaactcatGTCTGGTGTTATGAAATTAAGATaactcaataaaagaaaaaaaaaaccataaagctCATTTAAAGAAACTATTGAAcgatgaaacaaaaaataaaacaagcaaaaaaataaaatgatgtcaaGCTGCGGTAACCCTTCAAACTCATAgcctttgtttttgtcttttttgttttgtattaaagATGATTTTGGGTAAAAATGAGTTAGAGAATGTATTTAAGATTAAAACAAAaaggttgcttgatttttttactacTATAATGATGGTTGAGTTCTAGATAGGCAGACGATACATTATccaccctttaaaaaaaatagcctaGGCTGGCAAGCCCTCACAACCAGCctaactccttttttttctcttttttttttatttttttgttaattttattctttaatatttagttaattctTAATTGGAGTTCATAATCTATTTTGGTTTGCATTTGGTAAGTTTATTATAGTCCCAGCacaaatattttagtatttagttaatgtttaattttacaagtgtctatttttgttgtcgtataattaaataaaaaatagttttggaaaaaacaaGGTTATCAAACCAAGTTAAGTTCATGACCTGAATCATGGATTTAGTAGGTTAACTTGATTAATTGAgtattgagcttcataatttattttaatttttttttaagaggttatTGTGTTCTCGAACAAATAGTCTAATATTAGGTTGAAACTTAATTTTACAagcgtttatttttattatcgtacaactaaataaaaataatttgcaaataaaaagttattaaacctggtgGAGTAAAGGACTCGGGTCGCAAGTTTGACGAATTAAGCTATAAAATTTaggtcaatttaatattttattattttaatattttgttttttaaaaaaattaaattaaatttttattttcaaaataaatcatgtttttatcaataaatttaatgacattattGACGAATTCTCCACCGCATAGCTCGGGCAGTAAGCCATCGATAAATGAAAACACAAGCAAAAAGTATGTGAGCTGAAAAGGAAACATGTCCAAAGgaaactgcaaaaaaaaaaaaaaaaaaatcaccaaaattaGCTATCTCAATCACAATGGTTAAATTTGACTCGAATGAATggttgacttaaaaaaatttgtaacattgaatttcaaattgaatttaatctagtaagtttaaattaatttaaattgattaatttaattaaatctggtttaaactcaattttatcaattaattttttttaaaaaaaataaaataatattttttaataaaaataattgactaAAATTAACATGGTAACTCATTATTTACCTTAATAACCTAATAATTCAGGTTATTTTTTGGGATCAATCCTCGAGTCTAGTTTGACAATGAGGCCATTTGTTTTTGCGGTAGCTGCtgtgtttttattcaaacacAGATAATATGGTGTTTGGTTAGAAAATAAAGCTGCAGTTTGGTTCATGGGACCCACTAGAAATGAGGTTCAACCTAAGGTTTTGGCGAAGcaattttttcatgcttttcatCCAGCGTTCTTACGTTTCACTCTTCACTATCAACACCAAGCCCTTCCCTTCAACTCACGATAAGCAACTCCTCGCCACCAATAACACAAAAAGCTCCCATCTTCCAGCCGACAGCCAACAACTCCTCCTCTCTTCACCATGGTCAGCAACAACATCCACTAATAGCAGAACCAACTCCACCTTCAACCAAACCTGATTTGTCAAAGCCGTGACAGAATCTCCTTTAACAGCTCCTGCACGTCGACCTCCTTCTTTGCGCTAGTTGCTCCTCTTGGTCACAACCCCTTAAGCTATTGATAGAACCcatctaaaaataatagagacaggaaagaaaaataatattaaatctttatgctaagtttttttttgtgcaggTTTCAGCTAGCTCTCActgatgagataaaaaaaatattttccattacaATTGATTTCGGactttcaaaacagaaattttaagttattgtgttttaaaaaatatttttaaaatataatatttaaaattattgtactttaaaaagcatgatgtttaaatatatcatgtttttttttaataataataatatttattaaatttcatttttataaaatataacataattaaaatatgctaatttaaaaaaaatcattttaattagtGTCTGAGGAGTCAAATATTGCAAGAGAATTTGAGCCaactctgtttttatttaattttttattccctttccccatgttttcatattttttacttttattattacACTACCACTGCTTTTATCATTTTACGTTACTAATTTATACAATATGTTATAGCAACAATTAGATAATTTTCCATGTGATGCTggtcatatcaaaataatttaaatagaaaaaatctcAAGTTATAAAGAATTTAAGTTGTTGCAcgcttataaaaaatatgatttttatcagataaattttatatatgataGAATTATAGAtgatttaatggaataataaaaaatattttatataaaatattatttatttcatgatgtaatagcagtagttaaatcaataatatttcaatgaaaaactatcaatattaatatatgtcttatttaattattttataatcttaatttgaaaaatattttttaaccaaacacattaaattattttttatttaattttaatttctaccacagttttaaccaaacatatatttttctaaatcaaccttaactaaaaatattttttataaaataatttttttaaaactataattataacCACTACTACAACACCAAACATTAAAATtacaacccaattttttttccagttgttTTCTAGAAGGCTGGGTGtacgaaaaataaaataaatatatacgcTTGACTACAGCAAACAAGGAAGTGAGAAAACCAAAAGGACAGTTCACAGTAGTATCCTTGACTGTGACTgacaaacaacaaaatcaaagcatCAATAAATCTCTTGAGTCACCGACCTTCAACCCGTTTTCACTCCTCCAAGTTCAAAGCACAAGAAAAACCCCGAAAACCAGATAAACTAACTCTCTCCCAGGAAATCGGaggtaattattttcaaacttgtCAGActattttctgtttatttttttatctttgcagttttttttatctttgctaATCGTGGCTTAAATTTATGGTTTCTTTTTGCATGCGTGGTGAATGTAAGCTTAGATACGCAATTTATTAAATAGGTTTTTATGTTAGCTAGATTAAGCTAATGATCGGCATGATTAAgggttttttatattgtattttgcGCTAAATTCGATGTTCTCGCGTTATCTGGAAAGGTTTATTGAAGAATCTGAATAATGAAACGTgggttgttgttgctgctttttaattttttttatcttcagcATTGTTTGGCAATAATGTTGGGTTTGATTTAGGGCTTTACTAATATAAAGCAGATTTCGAATTTATTAGACtgttttgtgtttggtttttaatttttgctaAATATAGCCTCAATTTATGGTTTCTTTGCATGTGCACTGAATGTAAGCTTAGATACGATATTTATTGTAATGGGTTTTTGTTGGTAACTTGATGAAGATAATAATCGGCATGTTTGATGGTTTTTATTACGTGTTTAGTACAAGAATTGGTGTTCCTCCTGCATtatctgtagagatttgttGGAGAAGCTGAGTGTTGATAATGTTTATGTAGGAAGTCAGCTTTTTTTGGTAGAAATGCtaggtgtttgtttgtttgatttaggGCTTTGCTGATGTAGAgggaattttgaaatttaaaattgtgtGCATTGAATGTATGTGGGTTACAGCCGCTTATTAGGGAGAAAATGGGCTTTGTTTAGTAAGAATAGTTGGATTATTGGTTGCTGTGATTAAGGGGTTTTGTACATGTTTGAGAAATTTGAGCAGGACTTGTTTGAAAACATCACATGTCGATTTAAAGGTTCcaatgagtgtttttttttcttgcatgtgTTGTTGGTGTGTTTTAATGGTGAGTTTGGAACTTAGTTTTagtgtgctattatttttactaaTCATATGTTGATTAACAATCTGCATTCGCTATAGTTTAGTAACTTTGAAGGATTACTGTTAGTTCACTGTATTAATGCTCATAACCTTGAAATTCTAGTATACTGGTCAGATGGATCATAGTTCTGAAGAAGAGTCAGATATAAGTGAATCAGAGATTGAGGACTATAAGGACAAACCGCTAGAAGATTTGAGGTCTGGGAACCTTAGAGTGAAGGTGAATGGGTTCCTAAGATGCCCTTTCTGTGCTGGTAAAAAGAAGCAGGACTATAAGTACAAGGATCTGCTTCAACATGCAACCGGAGTATCTAAGGGTTCTGCCAGCAGAAGTGGAAAACAGAAGGCAAACCACCTTGCCTTGGCTAGATATTTGGAGATTGAACTGGCTAACGAAGCAGAGCAAACTCCGCGCCAGGTTGTGCCACAGCCCATCAAGCCACCTCCAGAGCAACAGGAGCTCTTTGTATGGCCATGGATGGGAATTCTTGTGAATTTGACTGAGCAGAGGGACAATGAGTATTGGATGAAGAAATTTGCTGAATATAAACCCTTAGAGTTTTGTACCTTTTTGAATGAAGAAGACCATTCCACCCAGGCCATAGTGAGGTTCAACCGTGATTGGGATGGCTTTATGAACGCAACAAGATTTGAACAATTATTTGATAATGCAAATCATGGTAAAAAGGACTGGAAAACGAGGAAAACACAACCTGGATCAAGCATTTATGGCTGGCGTGCTCGTGCTGATGATCACGATTCTGATGGGCCAATAGGGGAGTACCTTCGCAGGGAAGGAAGATTGAATACTATTCCTGCCATTGTTCAGGAATCAAATGAAAGCAGAAATACTGTTGTGGCACACCTAGCTGATAAAATTGACGAGGCAAATAAAAATCTGGATAAGCTGCACTACAACTTCAATGAGAAGAACATGTCTTTAAGAAGGATGCTTGAAGAGAAAGACAAACTACACTATGCTTTTGTTGAAGGTATGTTCCTTTCTTTTTGCGTGCATCTCATTGGTATTGGAACAGTACACTTGCATAATTTGCATAAATGCTAGTTAATGGGTGCCTATGTTTCTAGTACATCGCCATGCTTGTGTGCAGATTCTTATCTCCATTGCACACTCTTTGTTCCAAATTGCTTTGTGAATATCCGTTTGTCTTGTCTTGCTGTAGTTAGACATGCAATTCTCCTGTATTTATCCATAAGAGTTGAATATCCACagtaattgtttcttttttgaacATGACATTCACCCGAACCAGAAAGAAGTTTGAGAACTGGatgcttttgttttattttatcaacatgTCAAAAGTTTTATCCCATTCATTCAGGTGTGGAGTCCAAATTTTTATCCCTGACTTGGATAGTACTTGGATCAtatggtttttaattgtttatcaGAAACAAGGAAGATGCAGCGACACGCACGTGAAAATGTTCATAGAGTATTGGCAGAGCAGgaaaaattgaatgatgaattggagtctaagaaaaaaaagcttgatttcTGGAGCAAAGAATTGAACAAACGTGAAACAGTAACTGAGCGTGAGAGGCAAAAACTTGATGACGAGAAGAAAAAGGTAACATAAAGATTCAAACCAATTCTGAAGCAGGAATGGTTAGTCTCTCCACATCAACTTATCTTAGTGATGacgttttcttttttccttctcttctcttctcttttcctttttatttattttattttattttatgaagagTTTTATTACCAATTGATTGTTTGCTTTTTGATCGATGAATAtgtcatgttattttaatttacagtTGTTTTCCACAAGGGCAATAAACTGGTATAGTCCTAACAAGCTTTCAGCTTACAAGAGTAAAAGGCATTATAATGACTGGCTTATATAGATCAAATAGATAAAAACACTGGCATGAAAGATTGAAATGCTGATACAGTTTTTATGTTCAGTTATATATTGTGCTCAGCACTGACTTTTTTATGGTCCTCCTAGAATGATACGAGGAATAGTTCTCTCCAGTTGGCATCCATGGAGCAGAGAAAGGCTGATGAGAATGTTTTAAGACTGGTTGAAGAGCAAAAGGTGTGCTTCTTAGTGCTAGgtgcattttattttgtactTCTTTTTATCTTATGCTTTTAATTTATGGAGATGTCCAAATTttcagagagagaaagaagaggcCTTAAAGAAGATACTTCAGTTGGAAAAACAGTTGGATGCCAAACAGAAGTTGGAAATGGAGATTCAAGAGATAAAAGGGAAATTACTGGTGATGAAGCACCTTGGAGATCAAGATGATGCAGCAGTTCAAAAGAAGGTGGAGGAGATGAAGGATGAGTTGAGCCAGAAAGAGGATGATTTTACTGATATGGAATCTCTGAATCAAACTCTCATAATTAAAGAACGCCAAAGCAATGATGAACTTCAACAAGCACGAAAAAATTTAATAGTGGTATaactttcctttctctttttatcattgtttcaaGTTTCACACAGTTAACTGAatcaatgtaatttttttccctagAGTTTAAGGAATTATAGAAAACAATGTCCTTGAACTCAGTTTCTTGTCTTGGCACATGGGGTTCAGTTACTAATAGAGAATGATATGACAATCGATTGGCATCAAGCCTACTTGGAGGGTAAAGGAAATGTAACCAGAAATGTGAGagaattcagatttttatttctcttgGCTGATAAAATGGAAAATACAATTTGTGACATAATTGTATTCTGCCTAATTTTGGGCACGGGGACCAAGTAGGTTTTTAGGTCTAACTTTCCATGAATATTCTCTACCTGTACTGTCGATGAATGAAAGTGAATTACGAATAATCATGTATTTATTGGATAATTCTAATATGAAATAATGGAAGGCAGTTTCTTCCCCTCTCCCCTGTTTTTTAGGGTCTGGGAGATATGCTGGGTGCTCGAACTCTTATTGGACTAAAAAGAATGGGAGAAATTGACGAGAAGCCCTTCCATAATGCATGCAAGGAAAGATTTCCTGAGGACCCATTGTTGCATGCTTCCACTCAATGCAGCTTGTGGCAGGAGAAATTGAAGAACCCAGCGTGGCATCCATTTAAAGTTATTGATGTTGATGGGAATgcaaaggtattttttttcccttcctccTCTCTTGGTGAATAACTGGAAGGTTGAAAGTTTAATCGAATGGTATGATGCATGATTCAGCAAATACTaaatgaagaagatgaggaGCTACGAAACCTCAAGAAAGAGTGGGGGGATGAGATATACACAGCAGTTGTTACAGCTTTGAATGAGTTGGAAGAGTATAATCCTAGTGGGAGATATGTGGTTTCAGAGCTCTGGAACTTCAAAGAAGGAAGGAAAGCCACATTGAAAGAGGTCATTGCCTATATTGTGAAGAATATAAACACTCTCAAGCGCAAGAAAGCAACATGAAGGTTAGCTCAACCAGCTttcttgattattatatatatatattattcattgCTCGAGTCAAGTCAAATCtgatagttaattaattaatacgtAATTCTTACTTTTAAAGTCATTGAGAACTTATCCATCGTTCTGTATAATTTATCGATTCTATGAGAGCAAGAGTTAAAAAAACCATGGTTGGCACCGTATTAAGCTCAAAAACGTTTATAATGGTTTAGTTGATGCCTCTAATACATCAATCCAAGTTTTCCTTTTCAACCCAAGATGCACTAGGTTCATAAATACCTCCATTGTTATCATGTACTAGGGGGTGTTGTACTTATAAAATGAAGCACGAATCTGAAGCATCTGCACATTTCATTCAAGTTTCCTAGACACCAAACTCCTTGTAGAAGTTTGTTGCACCACAGTTTAATCTTGACATTGAATGCTAGGGAACTCTCGGAGAAGGTGGGAAGTGTAGTTTAAAGAGCTGGAGGTGTGCAGAAACTTAAGAGGTTGGAGCAGGTGTCAGGTGACATGAAAATTGTGGACCATAAGTTGTTGGAGCAGGTTTATGCTACCGCCAAGATATGCTCAATCTAGATGTGTGGTACTACGAAACTGTTGGCGTCAGACTCATTCTCCAACAATtgtgaacttaatttttatggaaGAAAATTTTCCTGCTGAGTGCAGCGGGATTTCTCCAAGGTTATAAATTTTCTGTTGCCACGAGTCATTATTTTCCATGGGACGAGGTTAAGTAATGTCTTGACTTTTAATATTAGTTGGTTAATGAAGTATGCGCTTTCTGTAATGCGTTGTGGGGGTGTTTGACTTTGgagtttaaaaacaaattgattttttttttgttagtgttgataataaaaataaattttaaaaaataaaaaatatattattttgatatatttttaagtaaaaaatattttaaaaaataatttttattatgaatagaGAGTGGAAATAAAAAGGAGGGGGCGATAATGGGGATATGTTGGAATGTCTTTTAAAAtgtctttgtattttatttttcttacactAATTAGACGCAACTCGAGTCATTTTATAAGCTATTATAAACTAATgtgaaaaccattaaaaaaaaaagccttgaaaaacattaattttgatgatttctcaacacATGCATTTCTATGAAAGCAATTATCACACGCTAACATGCATGAAGGTATTATTGGccagttattaaaaaaaaaaaaacttgaggcaTACGTGTATTGCTGCATTACAAAATTGATTAGATTGTGGGCAAATTGGTTTTTTCAtggtctttttatatttttagtatggtaaaataaaaaataacttaattattttttaaagcaaaaaggTTGACCTTgtgtttaaagtttttttcaatttaaaaacaatagtaaaatgattaaattaattttaatatcaaaacttacttcttctttttttaaagctttttttattatgtttttttattatagaaaaatttaagaggtgattagataatttaattaaaataaatattattaaaaaaataagtagttGACACTTGCAACTCATTAATTAGCGTGTGGATAGTATCCGTGCATTTTGAGGGACACATATGGTATTTTCTAGTGGACAAACACTTGCTTCCAAAGCAGTGTTGGAATCTTCTCAAcgatccttttatttttggacAACATGTGTGGTCAATAGATCTTTGGTTGACGCCAAtgactttttcatttttttcttttctctttttgattttcaTGTTAAACCCTTCAATATTTCAaagcaattttttaatttgttttttctttagatttggtccatgttttttaaataccttttattttatttaaaataatttataaattttgatttttttaattccatcctcctttgttttcttcatcaatcatatttggattttatttctattttttaataattttcttgatttattttatttttttaatttcatccttgtagtttaatttcatttaatttttatttcagatttgatcattattcttttaattgctatttgttttatttttttaattttgaataattaaaaattttgttttgtgattttttcaaaCTTGCTTTTCATGGGTAATTCGGTCTTATGTCTCGAGTTACAGGTTTTGAAGATTAGTCTGATTTGACTTTACTTTCATCCTTAGTTTATActcttttcttaatatatatatatatatatatatatatatatatatatatatataatttaatattatattattgggTTATTCCTGGTtgcaatctaaaaaataaaataaaagttactcCTTCACTAGATTTTTATACTGGGACATCGTTTAGTATTGCGGTCTaaccatacttttaaaaatttctgaatttttttagctttaaattaatatttttttaatattttttatgagctaatattaaaaataataaaatattattttaatatatttttaaataaaaaatattttaaaaaacaatcttcttcacaatctcaaataaattagttatctttacttttttttattcatttatttaataaatactaTGGGTCAAAGAACATAAATGCTGCTGAGGAGGTGAGCAGGGAAAATAAGGATTCTTTTCCCTCGAAACTCTctaaaatcaaagaagaaaaaagaaaagaaaaggaatcaaaTTATCAGtaacttttgttttctaaaaaaaaaaaaagaagaaaaaacacaaaatcaaaagacaattaattaatggtatcattttttaccatataaataaaaaaaaattgaaaaaatatctctttccgtatcctcttcttcttcctattCTTTATAATAACAGCCATACAAACACCCTTTTTTATTCTCTAGTTTCTCTCTCCAAATGactgtctctctctctagaaTTTGCAGCTGTAGATCTCTTATCAGATCCTTCAAATCTCTCTAATTTCAGGTCAGATCCCaccccctccctctctctctagaaTTTCTTCGTTTTTTATTGATCATTGATTGCTTTAGATCTGCTATTCATTTCTTTGTCAGATCTCCGTGTTTGCtttgtttattttagattattttgctGCTCCTGGGCTTTAAGGTTCAGAGCtgacatgggttttttttttcttctgaaattTGGTTGCAGATTTGGTTTTTTGAATTGGGTGACTGATAGATTTTGTTAGGGTTGGGTGCTGATTTTGAATGTTTAGTTTCATTAAACATTTGGGGTTAAGAAATTTTGTTGTGGGTTTGATTTTGTTCTGGTTTTTGTGATGTCGCTGTTGCCGAAAGGTGATTCCATTCACATTCGTGAGGTGTGGAATGACAATCTCGAAGAAGAATTCGCGCTTATCCGTgaaattgttgatgatttcCCTTATATTGCCATGGACACTGAGTTTCCGGGCATTGTGCTGCGTCCGGTGGGTAATTTTAAGAACAGTAATGACTATCATTACCAAACTTTGAAGGATAATGTGGATGTGTTGAAGTTGATTCAACTGGGTCTTACCTTTTCAGATGATCAAGGGAATTTACCAACTTGTGGCACTGATAAGTATTGCATTTGGCAGTTTAATTTCCGCGAGTTCAATGTGAACAAGGATGTTTTTGCAAATGACTCGATTGAGCTTTTGCGTCAGAGTGGGATTGACTTAAATAAGAACAATGAAAATGGTATTGATGCTGTGAGATTTGGTGAGCTC is part of the Populus nigra chromosome 8, ddPopNigr1.1, whole genome shotgun sequence genome and harbors:
- the LOC133701418 gene encoding factor of DNA methylation 1-like encodes the protein MDHSSEEESDISESEIEDYKDKPLEDLRSGNLRVKVNGFLRCPFCAGKKKQDYKYKDLLQHATGVSKGSASRSGKQKANHLALARYLEIELANEAEQTPRQVVPQPIKPPPEQQELFVWPWMGILVNLTEQRDNEYWMKKFAEYKPLEFCTFLNEEDHSTQAIVRFNRDWDGFMNATRFEQLFDNANHGKKDWKTRKTQPGSSIYGWRARADDHDSDGPIGEYLRREGRLNTIPAIVQESNESRNTVVAHLADKIDEANKNLDKLHYNFNEKNMSLRRMLEEKDKLHYAFVEETRKMQRHARENVHRVLAEQEKLNDELESKKKKLDFWSKELNKRETVTERERQKLDDEKKKNDTRNSSLQLASMEQRKADENVLRLVEEQKREKEEALKKILQLEKQLDAKQKLEMEIQEIKGKLLVMKHLGDQDDAAVQKKVEEMKDELSQKEDDFTDMESLNQTLIIKERQSNDELQQARKNLIVGLGDMLGARTLIGLKRMGEIDEKPFHNACKERFPEDPLLHASTQCSLWQEKLKNPAWHPFKVIDVDGNAKQILNEEDEELRNLKKEWGDEIYTAVVTALNELEEYNPSGRYVVSELWNFKEGRKATLKEVIAYIVKNINTLKRKKAT
- the LOC133701419 gene encoding probable CCR4-associated factor 1 homolog 6, which translates into the protein MSLLPKGDSIHIREVWNDNLEEEFALIREIVDDFPYIAMDTEFPGIVLRPVGNFKNSNDYHYQTLKDNVDVLKLIQLGLTFSDDQGNLPTCGTDKYCIWQFNFREFNVNKDVFANDSIELLRQSGIDLNKNNENGIDAVRFGELLMSSGIVLNDSVYWVTFHSGYDFGYLLKLLTCQNLPDTQAGFFNLINMYFPTLYDIKHLMKFCNSLHGGLNKLAELLEVERIGICHQAGSDSLLTACTFRKLKENFFSCSLEKYAGVLYGLGVENGQITH